The DNA segment GGTACGATATAAAGAATTTTTATATCGAGGTCTCCATATTTAACTTCAGAGTCTTTAGATACCTTTTCGGTTTTTACAACCTTTCCTGTGGTTTTATCGACAATTTTGATTGTTGCATGCTTCCAAGTGTTAACAACTTCAGGAGGTATATTTATTGGTTTATCAAACTTTGTGAGATTCTTACCGGAATGAACAGCCATCAGTTCATCATGCCCTTCTGGCATTCCCATATTGCCGTGAATTGGAGGATGTCCCTCTGGTAAGTTATTTACTGGGGGATGTCCCGGTGGCATACCTTCCATCATGCCGTGAGGGTTTTTATCTGCAAGTTCCGTTAAAGGTTTGGGAGCTTTGTTTTCTACTTTTGTTTGTGTTTGGTTTACTTGCGAAACTTTTCCTTGTTCTGTTTCTTCTTTCTTTCCACAGGAAGAAGTAGCAATACCAAAAGCTAAAAAGAACGTTAAAAGAGTTAGACTCTTTTTCATCATTCTCTCCTTTGGGATTTCAAATTTTTCCTAATTTTATCAAAACTCTATTTGATGGATTTTCTTTATCAAAAGAAGTTTTAATATAGATGAAAACTATTTGAATAATAGATTAACTCTTGTTAATATTTCCAAAAAACTCTTTGAAAA comes from the Desulfurobacteriaceae bacterium genome and includes:
- a CDS encoding DUF2155 domain-containing protein → MKKSLTLLTFFLAFGIATSSCGKKEETEQGKVSQVNQTQTKVENKAPKPLTELADKNPHGMMEGMPPGHPPVNNLPEGHPPIHGNMGMPEGHDELMAVHSGKNLTKFDKPINIPPEVVNTWKHATIKIVDKTTGKVVKTEKVSKDSEVKYGDLDIKILYIVPHLVLGDGYTSGSNEPLNPAILVEVKSNGKTIYAGPIYEKFPEMYNINHPKYVLILAKISKE